From the Kitasatospora viridis genome, one window contains:
- a CDS encoding response regulator transcription factor: MILDAQPDIEVVAEAADGEQAIAAVAEHRPDVLLLDVRMPVLDGLGAARRVCAEYPLTKVLMLTTFDIDDYVYDALHAGASGFLLKDVRRDDLAHGVRLVARGEALLAPSVTRRLISEFAARRPGGAGGAAAARPQHRLLEQLTAREQETLRLLARGLSNAEIATELVVSEHTVKTHVSNVLSKLGLRDRVHAVVFAYEAGAVVAGEV; this comes from the coding sequence ATGATCCTGGACGCCCAGCCGGACATCGAGGTGGTCGCCGAGGCGGCCGACGGCGAGCAGGCGATCGCGGCGGTCGCCGAGCACCGGCCCGACGTGCTGCTGCTGGACGTCCGGATGCCGGTGCTGGACGGGCTGGGCGCGGCCCGCCGGGTCTGCGCCGAGTACCCGCTGACCAAGGTGCTGATGCTCACCACCTTCGACATCGACGACTACGTCTACGACGCGCTGCACGCGGGGGCCAGCGGCTTCCTGCTCAAGGACGTCCGCCGGGACGACCTGGCGCACGGGGTGCGGCTGGTCGCCCGGGGCGAGGCGCTGCTGGCGCCCTCGGTGACCCGGCGGCTGATCAGCGAGTTCGCCGCCCGCCGGCCGGGCGGTGCCGGGGGAGCGGCCGCGGCACGGCCGCAGCACCGACTGCTGGAGCAGCTGACGGCCCGTGAGCAGGAGACCCTGCGGCTGCTCGCCAGGGGCCTGTCGAACGCCGAGATCGCCACCGAACTGGTGGTCAGCGAGCACACCGTGAAGACCCATGTGTCCAACGTGCTCAGCAAGTTGGGGCTGCGCGACCGGGTGCACGCGGTGGTCTTCGCGTACGAGGCGGGGGCAGTGGTGGCGGGGGAGGTCTGA
- a CDS encoding ADP-ribosylglycohydrolase family protein, producing MLRATGAMLGLALGDALGFPTEFQSVEMLSRSYPDWRQLPLRKEAIVTDDTQMTLSVGRALRTALAQGPLTAALFTEPLRAEFVEWWRSPENNRAPGFTCMSACAELSRRGVLWQDASRIGSKGCGANMRVAPLGLVRELTADQLAGGAQLQAALTHGHPTGLAASELTALTVRLLVDGVAPAELPARLRAHALANRTRYREDWLGDLWTRSHHHSAEKFIALGWDECLGVLDRLDRALAAPDPEADPCLVTGEGWIAEEAFATALLCFLLFPQDPVTAIRRAAYSSGDSDSLACLTGAFAGAYLGAAAWPADWAERIEYRPELLALGALWD from the coding sequence ATGCTCCGTGCCACTGGCGCAATGCTCGGCCTCGCGCTGGGCGACGCGCTCGGCTTCCCGACCGAGTTCCAGTCCGTCGAGATGCTCTCCCGCAGCTACCCGGACTGGCGGCAGCTCCCGCTGCGCAAGGAAGCGATCGTCACCGACGACACCCAGATGACGCTCTCGGTCGGCCGGGCGCTGCGCACCGCGCTGGCCCAGGGGCCACTGACCGCGGCGCTATTCACCGAGCCGCTGCGCGCGGAGTTCGTCGAGTGGTGGCGCTCGCCGGAGAACAACCGGGCACCGGGCTTCACCTGCATGAGCGCCTGCGCCGAGCTGAGCCGGCGCGGGGTGCTCTGGCAGGACGCCAGCCGGATCGGCTCCAAGGGCTGCGGCGCCAACATGCGGGTGGCCCCGCTCGGGCTGGTCCGCGAGCTGACGGCGGACCAGCTGGCCGGCGGGGCCCAGCTGCAAGCCGCCCTGACGCACGGTCACCCGACCGGCCTGGCGGCGAGTGAGCTGACCGCGCTGACCGTGCGACTGCTGGTCGATGGCGTCGCCCCGGCCGAACTGCCGGCCCGGCTGCGCGCCCACGCGCTGGCCAACCGCACCCGGTACCGCGAGGACTGGCTGGGCGACCTGTGGACCAGGTCCCACCACCACTCGGCGGAGAAGTTCATCGCGCTGGGCTGGGACGAGTGCCTGGGCGTGCTGGACCGGCTGGACCGGGCACTGGCCGCACCGGACCCGGAGGCCGACCCGTGCCTGGTCACCGGCGAGGGGTGGATCGCCGAGGAGGCCTTCGCCACCGCGCTGCTCTGCTTCCTGCTCTTCCCGCAGGACCCGGTCACGGCGATCCGCCGGGCCGCCTACTCCTCCGGCGACTCGGACTCGCTGGCCTGCCTGACCGGCGCCTTCGCCGGTGCGTACCTGGGCGCTGCGGCCTGGCCGGCCGACTGGGCGGAGCGGATCGAGTACCGCCCGGAGCTGCTGGCGCTCGGCGCCCTCTGGGACTGA
- a CDS encoding SIR2 family NAD-dependent protein deacylase: MTSRTLVAVLTGAGISTDSGIPDYRGPNGLWQRDPAAQDLVTIGPYLADPEVRRRAWLLRRDGGALRAEPNAGHRALVELDAKLPMRVLTQNVDGLHQKAGLRDSRVLELHGTARRVRCMDCEFTCPTERALERVAAGEADPPCPDCGGILRPATVMFGEALDPVVLERAAKIAQLCDVFVAVGSSLQVHPAAGLVGVAVEAGARLIVVNAEPTPYDELAEQVVRDPISTALPALVATLTG, translated from the coding sequence ATGACCAGCCGAACCCTTGTCGCCGTGCTCACCGGTGCCGGGATCTCCACCGACTCCGGCATCCCCGACTACCGCGGGCCGAACGGCCTGTGGCAGCGCGACCCGGCCGCCCAGGACCTGGTGACCATCGGCCCCTACCTGGCCGACCCCGAGGTCCGCCGCCGGGCCTGGCTGCTGCGCCGGGACGGCGGGGCGCTGCGGGCCGAGCCCAACGCCGGCCACCGGGCGCTGGTCGAGCTGGACGCGAAGCTGCCGATGCGGGTGCTCACCCAGAACGTCGACGGGCTGCACCAGAAGGCCGGCCTGCGCGACAGCCGGGTGCTGGAGCTGCACGGCACCGCGCGCCGGGTGCGCTGCATGGACTGCGAGTTCACCTGCCCGACCGAGCGGGCGCTGGAGCGGGTGGCGGCCGGCGAGGCGGACCCGCCCTGCCCGGACTGCGGCGGGATCCTGCGCCCGGCCACCGTGATGTTCGGCGAGGCGCTGGATCCGGTGGTGCTGGAGCGCGCCGCCAAGATCGCCCAACTGTGCGACGTGTTCGTCGCGGTCGGCAGCAGCCTGCAGGTGCACCCGGCGGCCGGCCTGGTCGGCGTGGCGGTGGAGGCGGGCGCCCGGCTGATCGTGGTCAACGCCGAGCCGACCCCGTACGACGAGCTGGCCGAGCAGGTCGTCCGGGACCCCATCTCGACGGCGCTGCCCGCCCTGGTGGCTACGCTGACCGGATGA
- a CDS encoding DUF2786 domain-containing protein, which produces MSNDSSQTAVRLWERALDGLLGAPPKRADRALDDGASLLAASADQWPLTGQALLVLGERSLGSLWARGWRPADLARLVRRDLAGDHLALLTGLVAGEARRHAPAALDRRWREQLQELGAEQTWWDGDERFLPEFAERHRLDRFALATTALELLALLARLPVLAPVGPVPGGAQRAEHRSTVPSPDEPRMLGRIRALLAKAESTEYPQEAEALTAKAQQLMAQHSIDEALLAAGRPPGSEGSATPGAVRLGVENPYEGPKAMLLDAVAAANRCRVVWAKEFSFCTVIGFDPDLDAVELLYTSLLVQATAAMHKAGSRQHLDGASRTRAFRQSFLVSYAARIRERLTEATERTTREAAAGRHLREDGTAEQLLPDSRLLPALAAREQAVDSATEQMFPKLTSQRVRVSDGEGWAAGRAAADRAALHPRKRLR; this is translated from the coding sequence GTGAGCAACGATTCGAGCCAGACGGCGGTACGGCTGTGGGAACGGGCGCTGGACGGGCTGCTGGGTGCCCCGCCCAAGCGGGCCGACCGGGCCCTGGACGACGGCGCGTCCCTGCTCGCCGCCTCCGCCGACCAGTGGCCGCTGACCGGCCAGGCCCTGCTGGTGCTGGGCGAGCGCTCGCTGGGCTCGCTCTGGGCCCGCGGCTGGCGCCCGGCCGACCTGGCCCGGCTGGTCCGGCGTGACCTGGCGGGTGATCACCTCGCGCTGCTGACCGGCCTGGTGGCCGGCGAGGCCCGTCGGCACGCCCCGGCCGCGCTGGACCGCCGCTGGCGCGAGCAGCTGCAGGAGCTCGGTGCCGAGCAGACCTGGTGGGACGGCGACGAGCGGTTCCTGCCGGAGTTCGCCGAGCGGCACCGGCTGGACCGGTTCGCGCTGGCCACCACCGCGCTGGAGCTGCTGGCGCTGCTCGCCCGGCTGCCGGTGCTGGCGCCGGTCGGGCCGGTGCCGGGCGGTGCGCAGCGGGCCGAGCACCGTTCGACGGTGCCGTCGCCGGACGAGCCGCGGATGCTCGGACGGATCCGCGCGCTGCTGGCCAAGGCGGAGTCCACCGAGTACCCGCAGGAGGCCGAGGCGCTGACCGCCAAGGCCCAGCAGCTGATGGCCCAGCACAGCATCGACGAGGCGCTGCTGGCGGCCGGCCGGCCCCCGGGATCGGAGGGGAGCGCGACCCCGGGCGCGGTGCGCCTCGGGGTGGAGAACCCGTACGAGGGGCCGAAGGCGATGCTGCTGGACGCGGTGGCGGCGGCCAACCGGTGCCGGGTGGTCTGGGCGAAGGAGTTCTCCTTCTGCACCGTGATCGGCTTCGACCCGGACCTCGACGCGGTCGAACTGCTCTACACCTCGCTGCTGGTGCAGGCCACCGCGGCGATGCACAAGGCCGGCAGCCGCCAGCACCTGGACGGCGCCTCCCGCACCAGGGCGTTCCGGCAGTCGTTCCTGGTCTCGTACGCGGCCCGGATCCGGGAGCGGCTGACCGAGGCGACCGAGCGGACCACCCGGGAGGCGGCGGCCGGCCGGCACCTGCGCGAGGACGGCACCGCCGAGCAGCTGCTGCCGGACAGCCGGCTGCTGCCCGCGCTGGCCGCCCGGGAGCAGGCGGTGGACTCGGCCACCGAGCAGATGTTCCCCAAGCTCACCTCGCAGCGGGTCCGGGTGAGCGACGGCGAGGGCTGGGCGGCCGGCCGGGCCGCCGCCGACCGCGCCGCGCTGCACCCGCGCAAGCGGCTGCGCTGA
- a CDS encoding DUF4097 family beta strand repeat-containing protein, producing MNNRLTRVMVYAAITGIVILAMTACDWTGSEKHTNVSYAIGQPVKTLVVQGQTGNVRVVGGGDAVTVTEHQNYKDQQPATTHQVSADGTLTLAYHCQDCGVGYEVHVPAGTVVKVTDQTGELAFSGLTADVQGTTETGDINATRLSGGKVELRTETGNVTAGFNTAPTAVDANAETGSIRISVPGGTGYTVSAGTQTGSVNVAVPQDSAGRTIDAHAETGNVAVTGA from the coding sequence ATGAACAACCGCCTGACCCGGGTGATGGTGTACGCCGCGATCACCGGCATCGTGATCCTCGCCATGACGGCCTGCGACTGGACCGGTTCGGAGAAGCACACCAACGTCAGCTACGCGATCGGGCAGCCGGTGAAGACGCTGGTGGTGCAGGGCCAGACCGGCAACGTCAGGGTGGTCGGCGGCGGGGACGCGGTCACCGTGACCGAGCACCAGAACTACAAGGACCAGCAGCCCGCCACCACCCACCAGGTCAGCGCCGACGGCACCCTGACGCTGGCCTACCACTGCCAGGACTGCGGGGTCGGCTACGAGGTCCACGTGCCCGCGGGCACCGTGGTGAAGGTGACCGACCAGACCGGGGAGCTGGCGTTCTCCGGGCTGACCGCCGACGTGCAGGGCACCACCGAGACCGGCGACATCAACGCGACCAGGCTGTCCGGCGGCAAGGTCGAGCTGCGCACCGAGACCGGCAACGTCACGGCCGGCTTCAACACCGCCCCGACCGCGGTGGACGCCAACGCCGAGACCGGCTCGATCCGGATCAGCGTGCCCGGCGGCACCGGCTACACCGTCTCGGCCGGCACGCAGACCGGCTCGGTCAACGTGGCGGTCCCGCAGGACTCCGCCGGACGGACCATCGACGCCCACGCCGAGACCGGCAATGTCGCTGTCACGGGGGCCTGA
- a CDS encoding histidine kinase: MESTWQGRLIRSVAGRPFAVDCVLAFLAGAIAVWAVLFDSRYWPLWTFLLAAATAAPLPWRRRAPFTVFWLSSLPSLCLSLFAHSAQPQIMLAGILVIYTLADRGKEWQRWLTLAGLVVYNVFGTRSPNGLIFSELTAVGSFILGSITRELRRQAATEKQRAHEAGAQAASEAARAVAEERARIAREMHDILAHAVSLMVIQAEAGPLVVHRDPERAVRTFDTIADSGRDAMVQLRRVLGVLKEVGEAPQLAPQPRLLELTAVADRVRAAGVRVELELPEPAPALPADVEAAAYRIVQEALTNVLKHSGADRAEVAVVERAERLELTVRDNGRGPGAEAPAGAAGWNGGRGLLGIRERAAACGGRAEVGPGPDGTGFQVRADLPLDRPALAR, from the coding sequence GTGGAGAGTACGTGGCAGGGGCGGCTGATCCGCTCGGTGGCGGGGCGGCCGTTCGCGGTGGACTGCGTGCTGGCCTTCCTGGCCGGGGCGATCGCGGTCTGGGCGGTGCTCTTCGACTCCCGCTACTGGCCGCTGTGGACCTTCCTGCTGGCCGCCGCCACCGCGGCTCCGCTGCCCTGGCGGCGGCGGGCGCCGTTCACCGTGTTCTGGCTCTCCAGCCTCCCCTCGCTCTGCCTGAGCCTGTTCGCGCACTCCGCGCAGCCGCAGATCATGCTGGCCGGGATCCTGGTCATCTACACCCTGGCGGACCGCGGCAAGGAGTGGCAGCGCTGGCTGACCCTGGCCGGGTTGGTCGTCTACAACGTGTTCGGCACCCGCTCGCCGAACGGGCTGATCTTCAGCGAGCTGACCGCCGTCGGCTCCTTCATCCTCGGCTCGATCACCCGTGAGCTGCGCCGGCAGGCGGCGACCGAGAAGCAGCGGGCGCACGAGGCCGGCGCCCAGGCGGCCAGTGAGGCGGCCCGGGCGGTGGCCGAGGAGCGGGCCCGGATCGCCCGGGAGATGCACGACATCCTGGCGCACGCCGTCTCCCTGATGGTCATTCAGGCCGAGGCCGGGCCGCTGGTGGTGCACCGCGACCCGGAGCGCGCGGTGCGCACCTTCGACACCATCGCCGACTCGGGGCGGGATGCCATGGTGCAGCTGCGACGGGTCCTCGGGGTGCTCAAGGAGGTCGGGGAGGCTCCCCAACTTGCGCCGCAGCCAAGGCTTTTGGAGCTCACGGCGGTGGCCGACCGGGTGCGCGCGGCGGGTGTGCGGGTCGAGCTGGAGCTGCCCGAGCCGGCACCCGCGCTGCCGGCCGACGTGGAGGCGGCCGCCTACCGGATCGTCCAGGAGGCGCTGACCAACGTGCTCAAGCACTCCGGCGCCGACCGGGCCGAGGTGGCGGTGGTCGAGCGGGCCGAACGGCTGGAACTGACGGTGCGTGACAACGGGCGCGGGCCGGGCGCGGAGGCGCCCGCCGGCGCCGCCGGCTGGAACGGCGGCCGCGGGCTGCTCGGCATCCGGGAACGCGCCGCGGCCTGCGGCGGGCGGGCCGAGGTCGGTCCGGGCCCGGACGGGACGGGTTTCCAGGTCCGGGCGGACCTCCCGCTGGACCGCCCGGCCCTCGCTAGGTGA
- a CDS encoding cytochrome P450 — translation MTPRFDPWSAEFVAHPYEVYAQLRADAPVVFHQATGSWLVSRHADVSALLRDRRLGRVYTHRFSHQEFGRSAPDPAHEPFHTLNDNGLLDLEGPDHTRIRRLVAKAFTPRMVEGLRPTVARLAGELVDGLLAEGGGDLISAVAEPLPVAVIAEMLGVPAADRALLRPWSAAITGMFEPSPTPEAAKRAVDASVEFSDYLRALIRERRATPGPDLVSALIAAQEEGDQLSEQEMVSTCALLLNAGHEATVNTTGNGWWALFRNPDQLARLRADVDTVLPTAIEELLRYDTPLQMFTRWVLEDIEVAGSTVPKGSQLALLFGSANRDGARFADPDRLDVSRTDNPHISFGAGIHFCLGAPLARLELAESYGALLRRVPNLTLLREPAWQPGYVIRGLTELLVTT, via the coding sequence ATGACGCCCCGATTCGACCCCTGGTCCGCCGAGTTCGTCGCACACCCCTACGAGGTGTACGCCCAGCTGCGGGCCGACGCCCCGGTGGTCTTCCACCAGGCCACCGGGAGCTGGCTGGTCTCCCGGCACGCCGACGTCAGCGCCCTGCTGCGGGACCGCCGGCTGGGCCGGGTCTACACCCACCGGTTCAGCCACCAGGAGTTCGGCCGCAGCGCGCCCGACCCGGCGCACGAGCCCTTCCACACCCTCAACGACAACGGCCTGCTCGACCTGGAGGGCCCGGACCACACCCGGATCCGCCGACTGGTCGCCAAGGCCTTCACCCCGCGGATGGTCGAGGGGCTGCGCCCGACGGTGGCCCGGCTGGCCGGCGAACTGGTGGACGGCCTGCTCGCCGAGGGCGGCGGCGACCTGATCTCCGCGGTCGCCGAACCACTGCCGGTGGCGGTGATCGCCGAGATGCTCGGCGTGCCCGCCGCCGACCGGGCGCTGCTGCGGCCCTGGTCGGCCGCGATCACCGGGATGTTCGAGCCCAGCCCCACGCCAGAGGCGGCGAAGCGCGCGGTGGACGCCAGCGTCGAGTTCTCCGACTACCTGCGCGCGCTGATCCGCGAGCGCCGGGCGACCCCAGGCCCCGACCTGGTCTCCGCGCTGATCGCCGCCCAGGAGGAAGGCGACCAGCTCTCCGAGCAGGAGATGGTCTCCACCTGCGCGCTGCTGCTGAACGCCGGCCACGAGGCGACCGTCAACACCACCGGCAACGGCTGGTGGGCGCTCTTCCGCAACCCCGACCAGCTGGCCCGGCTCCGGGCCGACGTGGACACCGTGCTGCCCACCGCGATCGAGGAACTGCTGCGCTACGACACGCCGCTGCAGATGTTCACCCGCTGGGTCCTGGAGGACATCGAGGTGGCCGGCAGCACGGTGCCGAAGGGCAGTCAGCTCGCCCTGCTGTTCGGCTCGGCCAACCGCGACGGAGCTCGGTTCGCCGACCCGGACCGACTGGACGTCAGCCGCACCGACAACCCGCACATCAGCTTCGGCGCGGGCATCCACTTCTGCCTCGGCGCCCCGCTGGCCAGGCTCGAACTCGCGGAATCCTATGGCGCGTTGCTGCGACGGGTGCCTAACCTGACGCTGCTGCGCGAACCGGCGTGGCAGCCCGGATACGTGATCCGCGGCCTGACCGAACTCCTGGTGACCACCTGA
- a CDS encoding DNA-directed RNA polymerase subunit beta', with translation MLDVNFFDELRIGLATADDIRQWSHGEVKKPETINYRTLKPEKDGLFCEKIFGPTRDWECYCGKYKRVRFKGIICERCGVEVTRAKVRRERMGHIELAAPVTHIWYFKGVPSRLGYLLDLAPKDLEKVIYFAAYMITWVDDERRQRDLPSLEAHVSVERQQVENRRDADLEARAKKAESDLAELEAEGAKADVRRKVREGAEREMKQLRDRAQREIDRLDEVWARFKNLKVQDLEGDELLYRELRDRFGTYFSGSMGAAALKDRLESFDLAEEAERLREIIRTGKGQKKTRALKRLKVVSAFLQTSNKPNGMVLDCVPVIPPDLRPMVQLDGGRFATSDLNDLYRRVINRNNRLKRLLDLGAPEIIVNNEKRMLQEAVDALFDNGRRGRPVTGPGNRPLKSLSDMLKGKQGRFRQNLLGKRVDYSARSVIVVGPQLKLHQCGLPKAMALELFKPFVMKRLVDLNHAQNIKSAKRMVERARPVVWDVLEEVIAEHPVLLNRAPTLHRLGIQAFEPQLVEGKAIQIHPLVCTAFNADFDGDQMAVHLPLSAEAQAEARILMLSSNNILKPADGRPVTMPTQDMVLGLFFLTSDRETVKGAGRSFSSTAEAIMAFDARELDLQAPINLRLPIGTVPPRGWTPEAVDPEWADTEQPWTEGESFRLTTTLGRALFNELLPDDYPFVDYEVGKKQLSAIVNDLAERYPKVVVAATLDNLKASGFHWSTRSGVTVSISDVVVPPSKPQILEGYEAQAEKVQKNYERGLMTNDERKQELVSIWTKATNEVAEAMNANFPKTNPIFMMVDSGARGNMMQMRQIAGMRGLVSNAKNETIARPIKASFREGLSVLEYFISTHGARKGLADTALRTADSGYLTRRLVDVSQDVIIREEDCGTERGLKLAIGSVGEDGVLRKAEDVETSVYARMLAEDITIDGKLVATANTDLGDVLIDELIRHNIGEVKVRSILTCESAVGTCAFCYGRSLATGKLVDIGEAVGIIAAQSIGEPGTQLTMRTFHTGGVAGDDITQGLPRVVELFEARTPKGVAPISEAQGRVRIEDTEKTRKIVVTPDDGTDEIAYPVSKRVKLLVSEGEAVQVGQKLTMGATNPHDVLRIMGQRAVQIHLVAEVQKVYNSQGVSIHDKHIEIIIRQMLRRVTIIESGDAELLPGELVERGRFETENRRVVSEGGHPASGRPQLMGITKASLATESWLSAASFQETTRVLTDAAIHAKSDPLLGLKENVILGKLIPAGTGLPRYRNIRVEPTEEAKAAMYSAVGYDDYDLSPFGAGSGQAVPLDDYDYGPYTG, from the coding sequence GTGCTTGACGTCAACTTCTTCGACGAGCTCCGCATCGGCCTGGCCACCGCCGACGACATCCGCCAGTGGTCCCACGGCGAGGTCAAGAAGCCGGAGACCATCAACTACCGCACCCTGAAGCCGGAAAAGGACGGGCTCTTCTGCGAGAAGATCTTCGGCCCCACCCGGGACTGGGAGTGCTACTGCGGCAAGTACAAGCGCGTCCGCTTCAAGGGCATCATCTGTGAGCGCTGCGGCGTCGAGGTGACCCGCGCCAAGGTGCGCCGTGAGCGGATGGGCCACATCGAGCTGGCCGCCCCCGTGACCCACATCTGGTACTTCAAGGGCGTTCCGTCCCGGCTGGGCTACCTGCTGGACCTGGCGCCGAAGGACCTGGAGAAGGTCATCTACTTCGCCGCCTACATGATCACCTGGGTGGACGACGAGCGCCGCCAGCGCGACCTGCCCTCCCTGGAGGCGCACGTCTCGGTCGAGCGCCAGCAGGTCGAGAACCGCCGCGACGCGGACCTCGAAGCCCGCGCCAAGAAGGCCGAGTCCGACCTGGCCGAGCTGGAGGCCGAGGGCGCCAAGGCCGACGTGCGCCGCAAGGTGCGCGAGGGTGCCGAGCGCGAGATGAAGCAGCTGCGCGACCGCGCGCAGCGCGAGATCGACCGTCTGGACGAGGTCTGGGCCCGGTTCAAGAACCTCAAGGTCCAGGACCTCGAAGGCGACGAGCTGCTCTACCGCGAGCTGCGCGACCGCTTCGGCACCTACTTCTCCGGTTCGATGGGCGCCGCGGCGCTCAAGGACCGCCTGGAGTCCTTCGACCTCGCGGAGGAGGCCGAGCGCCTCCGCGAGATCATCCGCACCGGCAAGGGCCAGAAGAAGACCCGTGCGCTCAAGCGCCTCAAGGTCGTCTCCGCCTTCCTGCAGACCAGCAACAAGCCCAACGGCATGGTGCTCGACTGCGTCCCGGTGATCCCGCCGGACCTGCGTCCGATGGTGCAGCTGGACGGTGGCCGCTTCGCGACCTCCGACCTGAACGACCTGTACCGCCGCGTGATCAACCGCAACAACCGCCTGAAGCGGCTTCTCGACCTCGGCGCGCCCGAGATCATCGTGAACAACGAGAAGCGCATGCTCCAGGAGGCCGTGGACGCGCTCTTCGACAACGGCCGTCGCGGCCGTCCGGTCACCGGCCCGGGCAACCGCCCGCTGAAGTCCCTGAGCGACATGCTCAAGGGCAAGCAGGGTCGTTTCCGTCAGAACCTGCTCGGCAAGCGCGTCGACTACTCGGCCCGTTCGGTCATCGTCGTCGGCCCGCAGCTCAAGCTGCACCAGTGCGGTCTGCCCAAGGCCATGGCGCTGGAGCTCTTCAAGCCGTTCGTGATGAAGCGCCTGGTCGACCTGAACCACGCGCAGAACATCAAGTCGGCCAAGCGCATGGTCGAGCGCGCGCGCCCGGTGGTGTGGGACGTCCTCGAAGAGGTCATCGCCGAGCACCCGGTGCTGCTGAACCGTGCGCCCACCCTGCACCGCCTCGGCATCCAGGCCTTCGAGCCCCAGCTGGTCGAGGGCAAGGCGATCCAGATCCACCCGCTGGTCTGCACCGCCTTCAACGCCGACTTCGACGGCGACCAGATGGCCGTTCACCTGCCGCTGAGCGCGGAGGCCCAGGCCGAGGCCCGCATCCTGATGCTGTCCTCGAACAACATCCTGAAGCCGGCCGACGGTCGCCCCGTCACCATGCCGACCCAGGACATGGTGCTCGGTCTGTTCTTCCTGACCTCGGACCGCGAGACGGTGAAGGGCGCCGGCCGCTCCTTCTCCTCGACCGCCGAGGCGATCATGGCCTTCGACGCCCGGGAGCTGGACCTCCAGGCGCCGATCAACCTGCGGCTGCCGATCGGCACCGTCCCGCCGCGCGGCTGGACGCCCGAGGCCGTCGACCCCGAGTGGGCCGACACCGAGCAGCCGTGGACCGAGGGTGAGTCCTTCCGACTCACCACCACGCTGGGCCGGGCGCTCTTCAACGAGCTGCTCCCGGACGACTACCCGTTCGTCGACTACGAGGTGGGCAAGAAGCAGCTCTCCGCGATCGTCAACGACCTGGCCGAGCGGTACCCCAAGGTCGTCGTCGCGGCGACCCTGGACAACCTGAAGGCGTCCGGCTTCCACTGGTCGACCCGTTCGGGCGTCACCGTCTCGATCTCGGACGTCGTGGTCCCGCCGAGCAAGCCCCAGATCCTTGAGGGCTACGAGGCGCAGGCCGAGAAGGTCCAGAAGAACTACGAGCGCGGTCTGATGACCAACGACGAGCGCAAGCAGGAGCTCGTCAGCATCTGGACCAAGGCGACCAACGAGGTCGCCGAGGCGATGAACGCGAACTTCCCGAAGACCAACCCCATCTTCATGATGGTGGACTCGGGCGCCCGCGGAAACATGATGCAGATGCGTCAGATCGCCGGTATGCGTGGTCTGGTGTCGAACGCGAAGAACGAGACCATCGCGCGTCCGATCAAGGCCTCGTTCCGTGAGGGCCTGTCCGTGCTGGAGTACTTCATCTCCACCCACGGTGCCCGTAAGGGTCTGGCCGACACCGCGCTGCGCACCGCCGACTCGGGTTACCTGACCCGTCGTCTGGTGGACGTCTCGCAGGACGTGATCATCCGCGAGGAGGACTGCGGCACCGAGCGCGGCCTCAAGCTGGCGATCGGTTCGGTCGGCGAGGACGGCGTCCTGCGCAAGGCCGAGGACGTCGAGACCAGCGTGTACGCCCGCATGCTGGCCGAGGACATCACGATCGACGGCAAGCTGGTCGCGACCGCCAACACCGACCTCGGTGACGTGCTGATCGACGAGCTGATCCGCCACAACATCGGCGAGGTCAAGGTCCGCTCGATCCTGACCTGTGAGTCGGCCGTCGGCACCTGTGCCTTCTGCTACGGCCGCTCGCTGGCCACCGGCAAGCTGGTCGACATCGGTGAGGCGGTCGGCATCATCGCCGCCCAGTCCATCGGTGAGCCCGGCACCCAGCTGACCATGCGTACCTTCCACACCGGTGGTGTGGCCGGTGACGACATCACCCAGGGTCTGCCGCGTGTCGTCGAGCTCTTCGAGGCCCGCACCCCGAAGGGTGTGGCCCCGATCTCCGAGGCCCAGGGCCGGGTGCGGATCGAGGACACCGAGAAGACCCGCAAGATCGTCGTGACCCCGGACGACGGCACCGACGAGATCGCCTACCCGGTCTCCAAGCGTGTCAAGCTCCTGGTCAGCGAGGGCGAGGCGGTCCAGGTCGGCCAGAAGCTGACCATGGGTGCCACGAACCCGCACGACGTGCTGCGGATCATGGGCCAGCGTGCCGTCCAGATCCACCTGGTGGCCGAGGTCCAGAAGGTCTACAACTCCCAGGGCGTGTCGATCCACGACAAGCACATCGAGATCATCATCCGGCAGATGCTCCGCCGCGTGACGATCATCGAGTCGGGCGACGCCGAGCTGCTCCCGGGCGAGCTGGTCGAGCGCGGCCGGTTCGAGACCGAGAACCGCCGGGTGGTCTCCGAGGGCGGTCACCCCGCCTCCGGCCGTCCGCAGCTCATGGGTATCACCAAGGCCTCGCTGGCCACCGAGTCCTGGCTGTCGGCCGCCTCCTTCCAGGAGACGACCCGGGTGCTCACCGACGCGGCGATCCACGCCAAGTCGGACCCGCTGCTGGGCCTCAAGGAGAACGTCATCCTCGGTAAGCTCATCCCGGCCGGTACGGGTCTGCCCCGCTACCGCAACATCCGGGTCGAGCCGACCGAGGAGGCCAAGGCCGCGATGTACTCGGCCGTCGGCTACGACGACTACGACCTGTCGCCGTTCGGCGCCGGCTCCGGCCAGGCGGTTCCGCTGGACGACTACGACTACGGTCCGTACACCGGCTGA